A portion of the Microlunatus phosphovorus NM-1 genome contains these proteins:
- a CDS encoding type II toxin-antitoxin system RelE/ParE family toxin yields the protein MSLAFEFHPEADAEFDADVFWYEDREPGLGRRFRMQVGAAVDAVVQDPEAWAVWPGWDREPVVRSKGVHSFSYRVVYFAQDDVLTIVAVANTKRRPGYWRDRVGV from the coding sequence ATGAGCCTTGCCTTCGAGTTTCACCCGGAGGCGGATGCTGAGTTCGACGCGGACGTTTTCTGGTACGAGGATCGAGAGCCTGGTCTGGGGCGTCGGTTCAGGATGCAGGTCGGTGCAGCCGTCGATGCTGTGGTGCAGGACCCGGAGGCGTGGGCGGTTTGGCCGGGCTGGGATCGTGAGCCCGTGGTGCGGTCCAAGGGTGTCCACAGCTTCTCGTACCGGGTCGTCTACTTCGCGCAGGACGACGTACTGACGATCGTTGCGGTGGCCAATACGAAGCGGCGACCCGGCTATTGGCGAGACCGCGTCGGCGTCTGA
- a CDS encoding DedA family protein, which yields MEHFRGLPFPLAVATLFVIVLLRAGGTYALGRAARSGASRTRVQRLAESPRFERAQELLARWGAPVVVLSFLTVGFQTLVNLAAGIGRMPLRRYLPALVIGGAIWAVLYATVGLVTFAALARLYQLSPVGAVVGGLALISGLVGYIVWQVRRNHRSSGHWSTADVDQ from the coding sequence GTGGAGCACTTTCGAGGGCTGCCTTTCCCGCTGGCGGTGGCGACTCTGTTCGTCATCGTGTTGCTCCGCGCGGGTGGCACATATGCCCTCGGGCGGGCCGCGCGGTCTGGCGCCAGTCGGACCCGGGTGCAGCGGCTGGCCGAGTCACCCCGCTTCGAACGGGCGCAGGAACTCCTCGCCAGGTGGGGCGCTCCGGTGGTGGTCCTCTCCTTCCTCACCGTGGGATTCCAGACCCTGGTCAATCTGGCTGCCGGGATCGGCCGGATGCCGTTGCGGCGCTATCTGCCGGCACTGGTGATCGGTGGCGCGATCTGGGCTGTCCTCTACGCGACGGTCGGACTCGTCACCTTTGCGGCTTTGGCGCGCCTCTATCAGCTCTCGCCCGTCGGCGCGGTCGTCGGCGGGCTCGCCCTGATTTCCGGCCTGGTGGGCTACATCGTCTGGCAGGTCCGCCGCAATCACCGGAGTTCTGGTCACTGGTCCACCGCTGACGTGGACCAGTAA
- a CDS encoding 1,4-dihydroxy-2-naphthoyl-CoA synthase, which produces MTFDPQLWSPVPGFDLTDITYHRAVDAPVVRIAFDRPEVRNAFRPHTVDELYRVLDHARMSSDVGAVLLTGNGPSPKDGGWAFCSGGDQRIRGRAGYQYAEGETAETVDPAALGRLHILEVQRLIRFMPKVVIALVNGWAAGGGHSLHVVADLSLASREHARFKQTDADVGSFDGGFGSAYLARQVGQKFAREIFFLGDVYDAEEAHRMGMVNKVVAHDDLERIGLEWGIKICGKSPTAQRMLKFAFNAIDDGLVGQQVFAGETTRLAYMTDEAVEGRDSFLEKRAPDWSRFPYYY; this is translated from the coding sequence GTGACCTTCGACCCGCAGCTCTGGTCGCCCGTCCCGGGCTTCGACCTGACCGATATCACCTATCACCGGGCCGTTGACGCCCCCGTCGTCCGGATCGCCTTCGACCGGCCCGAGGTACGCAATGCGTTCCGGCCGCACACCGTGGACGAGCTCTATCGGGTGCTCGATCACGCCCGGATGAGCTCCGATGTCGGCGCGGTGCTGCTGACCGGCAACGGGCCGTCCCCCAAGGACGGCGGCTGGGCCTTCTGCAGTGGTGGTGACCAGCGGATCCGCGGTCGGGCCGGCTATCAGTACGCCGAGGGGGAGACCGCCGAGACCGTGGATCCGGCGGCGCTCGGCCGGTTGCACATCCTGGAGGTACAGCGGCTGATCCGGTTCATGCCCAAAGTGGTGATCGCGCTGGTCAACGGCTGGGCCGCCGGCGGCGGACACAGCCTGCATGTGGTGGCTGACCTGAGTCTGGCCAGTCGGGAGCATGCTCGGTTCAAGCAAACCGATGCGGACGTGGGCTCTTTCGACGGCGGGTTCGGGTCGGCGTACCTGGCACGTCAGGTCGGGCAGAAGTTCGCCCGCGAGATCTTCTTCCTCGGCGACGTCTACGACGCCGAGGAAGCCCACCGGATGGGCATGGTCAACAAGGTGGTGGCGCACGACGACCTGGAGCGGATCGGCCTGGAGTGGGGGATCAAGATCTGCGGCAAGAGCCCGACCGCCCAGCGGATGCTCAAGTTCGCTTTCAACGCCATTGACGACGGTCTGGTCGGCCAGCAGGTGTTCGCCGGTGAGACGACTCGGTTGGCGTACATGACCGACGAGGCCGTCGAAGGCCGTGACTCCTTCCTGGAGAAGCGCGCACCTGACTGGTCCCGCTTCCCCTACTACTACTGA
- a CDS encoding addiction module protein, whose protein sequence is MSLSASEFYEAGMNLPPSARKDVALRLLESLEVADQESVDEAWTAAIGSRIDDVLSGKVETIPGEEVFARIDARLAAREAARNA, encoded by the coding sequence ATGTCGCTGAGCGCATCGGAGTTCTATGAGGCGGGGATGAACCTGCCTCCTTCGGCGCGGAAGGACGTTGCCCTCCGGCTGTTGGAGTCGCTTGAGGTCGCAGACCAGGAGTCGGTCGATGAGGCGTGGACGGCTGCGATCGGCTCACGCATTGATGACGTGCTCAGCGGCAAGGTCGAGACAATCCCCGGCGAAGAGGTCTTTGCTCGAATCGATGCGCGCCTTGCCGCACGCGAAGCTGCCCGGAACGCATGA
- the upp gene encoding uracil phosphoribosyltransferase: MDLCIVDHPLVAHKITTLRDVETDSPTFRRLTEELVTLLAYEATREIRVAPVTVQTPVAPATGVRLARPRPLVVPILRAGLGMLEGMTRLMPTAEVGFLGMVRNEETLAASTYAERLPEDLSGRQCFVLDPMLATGGTLAAAVRYLVLRGASQITCICLLAAPEGIERVSALLDDLDTPCTLVTAAVDERLNERGYIVPGLGDAGDRLYGVV, encoded by the coding sequence GTGGACCTGTGCATCGTGGATCATCCGCTCGTCGCCCACAAGATCACCACGCTGCGCGACGTGGAGACCGACTCGCCGACTTTCCGCCGGCTGACCGAGGAGCTCGTGACGCTGCTGGCGTACGAAGCCACCCGCGAGATCCGGGTCGCTCCGGTCACGGTGCAGACCCCGGTCGCCCCGGCCACCGGGGTGCGGCTGGCTCGACCTCGGCCGCTGGTGGTCCCGATCCTGCGAGCCGGCCTGGGGATGCTGGAAGGCATGACCCGGCTGATGCCGACCGCGGAGGTGGGCTTCCTCGGCATGGTCCGCAACGAGGAGACTCTGGCCGCTTCGACGTACGCGGAACGGCTGCCGGAGGACCTGTCCGGACGGCAGTGCTTCGTGCTGGACCCGATGCTGGCGACCGGTGGCACCCTGGCCGCGGCCGTACGCTATCTGGTGCTGCGCGGCGCCAGCCAGATCACCTGCATCTGTCTGCTGGCCGCACCCGAAGGAATCGAGCGAGTCTCGGCGCTGCTGGATGATCTGGACACACCGTGCACCCTGGTCACCGCTGCTGTGGACGAGCGGCTCAACGAGCGCGGCTACATCGTGCCCGGCCTCGGCGACGCCGGGGATCGGCTGTACGGCGTGGTCTGA
- a CDS encoding tRNA adenosine deaminase-associated protein → MSQIDDEGYESFEPDDAVDDRPGLDEDLDEAEDEAAETDDTDDLEDGDELDDPDEGDLDDDDEPEDAQADEIDFVVAAYREDGQLNVVALAADLANDLEELITQLRRLPGDAGAIGFVSLVEEVLVIVRVRGRHVQVLLNDTAAALDWPIARDVLDLLGEELPDPDDDAESIGDLGIFADLGLSEFDLGAIVDDLDLASDQALMDIADRIKIGPQFRKVAEAALHG, encoded by the coding sequence ATGTCGCAGATCGACGACGAGGGCTACGAGTCGTTCGAGCCGGACGACGCCGTGGACGACCGGCCCGGGCTCGACGAGGATCTGGACGAGGCCGAGGATGAGGCCGCCGAGACCGACGACACCGACGACCTCGAGGATGGCGACGAACTCGACGATCCTGACGAGGGCGACCTGGATGATGACGACGAGCCGGAGGACGCCCAGGCGGACGAGATCGACTTCGTCGTCGCCGCCTACCGCGAGGACGGGCAGCTGAATGTCGTCGCGTTGGCCGCAGATCTGGCCAACGACCTCGAGGAGCTGATCACCCAGCTGCGTCGGCTGCCCGGCGATGCCGGTGCCATCGGGTTCGTCAGCCTGGTCGAGGAGGTGCTGGTCATCGTTCGGGTACGTGGGCGCCACGTCCAAGTGCTGCTGAACGACACCGCAGCCGCGTTGGACTGGCCGATCGCTCGCGATGTCCTCGACCTGTTGGGCGAGGAACTGCCCGACCCCGATGACGACGCAGAATCGATCGGCGATCTGGGCATCTTCGCCGATCTGGGTCTCAGCGAGTTCGACCTCGGCGCGATCGTCGACGACCTTGATCTCGCGTCCGACCAGGCGCTGATGGACATCGCCGATCGGATCAAGATCGGGCCGCAGTTCCGCAAGGTCGCCGAGGCAGCCCTGCACGGCTGA